From Solidesulfovibrio carbinoliphilus subsp. oakridgensis, the proteins below share one genomic window:
- a CDS encoding chemotaxis protein: MAQTNILLETGTNELEIIEFYIDEATEPGVKPYRAHYGVNVAKVLEIIRLPKVTGMPQTPHPCVIGTFNLRSRVIPLIDLSMWLGKPMARDENTKVIVSEFNKVINAFMVSGVTRIHRLSWSEVEPPSGFVASFAANNFTGVVKFPDHIVLLLDMEQIIWDLNPALAMRTEREHAAAIPAPDRSAYKTLVVDDSNSIRRLIASYLEKDGFEVLQDINGQNAWDRLQAWKGEAARGERPLAENVNLVVTDIEMPSMDGHTLCKNIKDDPILKSLPVVLFSSLINDQLYHKGLSVGADDQVTKPEVGTLAERARKLIEDHR; the protein is encoded by the coding sequence ATGGCGCAAACCAATATTCTGCTAGAGACTGGGACCAACGAGCTTGAGATCATCGAATTCTACATCGATGAGGCGACCGAGCCGGGGGTCAAGCCGTACCGGGCCCACTACGGCGTCAACGTGGCCAAGGTGCTGGAAATCATCCGCCTGCCCAAGGTGACGGGCATGCCGCAGACGCCGCATCCCTGCGTGATCGGCACGTTCAACCTGCGCTCCCGGGTCATTCCGCTCATCGACCTCAGCATGTGGCTCGGCAAGCCCATGGCCCGCGACGAGAACACCAAGGTCATCGTCTCGGAATTCAACAAGGTCATCAACGCCTTCATGGTGTCCGGCGTCACCCGCATCCATCGCCTGAGCTGGTCCGAGGTCGAGCCGCCGTCCGGATTCGTGGCCTCGTTCGCGGCCAACAATTTCACGGGCGTGGTCAAGTTCCCGGACCACATCGTCCTGCTCCTCGACATGGAGCAGATCATCTGGGACTTAAACCCGGCCCTGGCCATGCGGACCGAGCGGGAACACGCGGCCGCCATCCCCGCGCCCGACCGGTCGGCCTACAAGACGCTGGTGGTCGACGACTCCAATTCCATCCGCCGGCTGATCGCCTCCTACCTGGAAAAAGACGGGTTCGAAGTCCTCCAGGACATCAACGGGCAAAACGCCTGGGACCGGCTCCAGGCCTGGAAAGGCGAGGCGGCCCGGGGCGAGCGGCCCCTGGCCGAGAACGTCAACCTGGTGGTCACGGACATCGAGATGCCCTCCATGGACGGGCATACCCTGTGCAAGAACATCAAGGACGATCCGATCCTCAAAAGCCTGCCCGTGGTCCTTTTCTCCTCGCTCATAAACGACCAGCTCTACCACAAGGGATTGTCGGTCGGGGCCGACGACCAGGTGACCAAGCCCGAGGTCGGCACCCTGGCCGAGCGGGCCCGCAAACTGATCGAGGACCACCGCTAG
- a CDS encoding glycosyltransferase family protein: MARILYGVHGTQHGHAIRALILARHLAGLGHEFLFVSSEEGAGLLSREFRVERFENPGTRYKNQRLDTPATLMLAARTLARRGSELARLKKLIEDFKPDAAISDYEYFVPIAARRAGIPCLSIDHQHVISCCDHDLPLTLLPGYCGIRTSIRFLFSACTDYLAISFFKPPVKAGAHARVAPAILRQSVLDRTPTEGSHILVYQSCGICDAFAPYLRTMDREFRVYGYKMDKVDGNLTFRNYSEEGFLDDLASAAYVLCGGSHNLMSEALFYGKPVLSFPVAGAFEQQLNALYLERLGYGRAADMAHLSPSLLPDFERDLPAMRGRIATGDFCGNDAVFALVEAFLRDGALPGRS; this comes from the coding sequence ATGGCCCGCATCCTTTACGGCGTGCACGGCACCCAGCACGGCCACGCCATCCGCGCCCTGATCCTGGCCCGCCATCTGGCCGGGCTCGGCCACGAGTTCCTGTTCGTTTCCAGCGAAGAGGGGGCCGGGCTTCTTTCGCGCGAGTTCCGGGTGGAGCGGTTCGAAAACCCGGGCACCCGGTACAAAAACCAGCGCCTGGATACCCCGGCCACGCTCATGCTCGCAGCCCGGACCCTGGCCCGGCGCGGCTCGGAGCTGGCCCGGCTCAAGAAGCTGATCGAGGACTTCAAACCCGACGCCGCCATTTCGGACTACGAATACTTCGTGCCCATCGCGGCCAGGCGGGCCGGCATCCCCTGCCTGTCCATCGACCACCAGCACGTCATCTCCTGCTGCGACCACGACCTGCCGCTCACCCTGCTGCCGGGCTACTGCGGCATCCGGACCTCGATCCGGTTTCTTTTTTCGGCCTGCACCGACTATCTGGCCATCTCGTTCTTCAAGCCCCCGGTCAAAGCCGGGGCCCACGCCCGGGTGGCCCCGGCCATCCTGCGCCAAAGCGTCCTTGACCGGACCCCGACCGAGGGGAGCCACATCCTGGTCTACCAGAGCTGCGGCATCTGCGACGCCTTTGCGCCGTACCTGCGGACCATGGACCGGGAGTTCCGGGTCTACGGGTATAAAATGGACAAGGTCGACGGCAACCTGACCTTCCGGAACTACTCCGAGGAGGGGTTCCTGGACGACCTGGCCTCGGCCGCCTACGTCCTGTGCGGCGGCAGCCACAACCTCATGAGCGAGGCCCTTTTCTACGGCAAGCCGGTCCTGTCCTTTCCGGTGGCCGGGGCCTTCGAGCAGCAACTGAACGCCCTGTATCTCGAACGCCTGGGCTATGGCCGGGCGGCGGACATGGCCCATTTGTCGCCGTCCCTGCTGCCGGATTTCGAACGCGATCTGCCGGCCATGCGCGGGCGCATCGCCACCGGCGACTTCTGCGGCAACGACGCGGTCTTCGCCCTGGTCGAGGCCTTCTTGCGCGACGGCGCGTTGCCCGGAAGGTCCTAG
- a CDS encoding MFS transporter, producing the protein MKHCDNPDRPEYALTRTALRASGRADILLFLLVSTIASTAGLQAWQTLINNFAVEAAHLGADQIGFVQSIREVPGFLSMLVVYVLLVFSEQRAASLAVLLLGLGLCLTGYFPSFWGLTLTTLVMSTGFHYYEPLNQSLTLQHFNTFEAPVVLSRIRAVGALANIAVGVVIYFLADAMGYTGMFAATGAVVAAVGVWGLFKKPCETNVPPQKKKMYLRRKYWLYYLLTFLEGSRRQIFIVFAVYLLVKKFDYSIQSITILFVINNAINYFLNPMIGRAINHFGERQLLSIEYGGMILVFLTYAYTDSHITAGIMYVLDFLIFNFSVGVRTYYQKIAAPEDVASGMAMGFTINHIAAVVVPVLGGVLWMVDYKIPFFIGVGLGVVSLAFTQLIRTPEKAPA; encoded by the coding sequence GTGAAGCACTGCGACAATCCGGACCGGCCGGAATACGCCCTCACCCGCACGGCCCTGCGCGCCTCGGGCCGGGCCGACATCCTGCTTTTCCTCCTCGTCTCGACCATCGCCTCCACGGCCGGCCTGCAGGCCTGGCAGACGCTCATCAACAACTTCGCCGTCGAAGCCGCCCATCTCGGGGCCGACCAGATCGGCTTCGTCCAGTCCATCCGCGAGGTGCCGGGCTTTCTGTCCATGCTCGTGGTCTACGTGCTGCTGGTCTTCTCCGAACAGCGGGCCGCCTCCCTGGCCGTCCTCCTCCTCGGCCTCGGCCTGTGCCTTACCGGCTATTTCCCGAGCTTCTGGGGCCTGACCCTGACCACGCTGGTCATGTCCACGGGCTTTCACTACTACGAGCCGCTGAACCAGTCCCTGACGCTGCAGCACTTCAACACCTTCGAGGCCCCGGTCGTGCTGTCGCGCATCCGGGCCGTCGGGGCGCTCGCCAACATCGCCGTCGGCGTGGTCATCTACTTCCTGGCCGACGCCATGGGCTACACCGGCATGTTCGCCGCCACCGGCGCGGTCGTGGCCGCCGTCGGCGTCTGGGGGCTTTTCAAGAAGCCCTGCGAGACCAACGTCCCGCCCCAGAAAAAAAAGATGTACCTGCGCCGCAAGTACTGGCTCTACTATCTCCTGACCTTCCTCGAGGGCTCCCGCCGGCAGATCTTCATCGTCTTCGCCGTCTATCTCCTCGTCAAAAAATTCGACTACTCCATCCAGTCCATCACCATCCTTTTCGTCATCAACAACGCCATCAACTATTTCCTCAATCCCATGATCGGCCGGGCCATCAACCACTTCGGCGAACGCCAACTCCTCTCCATCGAATACGGCGGCATGATCCTGGTCTTTCTCACCTACGCCTACACCGACTCCCACATCACAGCCGGCATCATGTACGTCCTCGACTTCCTCATCTTCAACTTCTCCGTCGGCGTGCGCACCTACTACCAGAAGATCGCCGCCCCCGAAGACGTGGCCTCGGGCATGGCCATGGGATTCACCATCAACCACATCGCGGCGGTCGTCGTGCCCGTGCTCGGCGGCGTGCTCTGGATGGTCGATTACAAGATTCCGTTTTTTATCGGCGTCGGCCTCGGCGTCGTCTCCCTGGCCTTCACCCAGCTGATCCGCACGCCTGAGAAGGCGCCGGCATAG
- a CDS encoding glycosyltransferase family 4 protein, whose protein sequence is MSLPKTAYILLWYPLPSETFIFREVENAKAAGMPFSVYALYGAVDRNLSAQMRHVAPTVSRLGLAKVPAILADMAWWAVRRPVVTARLLATIPWRRWSCLEVAGENLWAMCAGFSLARRFLERGIQHIHAGWANGPATAAWVASTLSGIPFSFSARAGDIYPADGALAEKMRAAAAIHTNNKANIGYLSGLVPEAAGKIRQIYNSLTLSGKTESPVHMEPPYRLLAVGRFCRTKGFDVLLDACALLSRRGFPFQLTLVGAGMPWPTAVIRRRLRVHGLRARVFLPGFVSHDRMGELYAASDIFVMPSVIHASGDRDGIPNVIMEALAHRLPVVATAVSGIPEVVEDGVTGRLVPQRNPEALADAIMDLAADRGRALALAAAGRDRVAAMFDPETNTRAILDFFAAMPGRRQG, encoded by the coding sequence TTGAGTCTTCCAAAAACTGCTTATATCCTGCTGTGGTATCCGCTGCCTTCCGAAACCTTCATCTTTCGGGAAGTGGAAAACGCCAAGGCCGCGGGCATGCCGTTTTCCGTCTACGCCCTCTACGGCGCGGTCGACAGGAACCTGTCGGCCCAGATGCGGCACGTCGCACCCACCGTCAGCCGGCTCGGCCTGGCCAAGGTCCCGGCCATCCTGGCCGACATGGCCTGGTGGGCGGTCCGGCGGCCGGTCGTCACCGCGCGCCTCCTGGCCACCATCCCCTGGCGGCGCTGGAGTTGTCTGGAGGTGGCGGGCGAAAACCTGTGGGCCATGTGCGCCGGCTTCAGCCTGGCCCGGCGGTTTCTGGAGCGGGGCATCCAGCATATCCACGCCGGCTGGGCCAACGGCCCGGCCACGGCCGCCTGGGTGGCCTCCACGTTGTCCGGCATCCCTTTTTCCTTTTCCGCCCGGGCCGGCGACATCTACCCCGCGGACGGGGCCCTGGCCGAGAAGATGCGGGCCGCCGCCGCCATCCACACCAACAACAAGGCCAACATCGGCTACCTCTCGGGACTGGTCCCGGAGGCGGCCGGCAAGATCCGCCAGATCTACAACAGCCTGACCCTTTCCGGCAAAACGGAGTCCCCGGTCCACATGGAGCCGCCCTACCGGCTTTTGGCCGTGGGCCGGTTCTGCCGCACCAAGGGGTTTGACGTTCTGCTCGACGCCTGCGCCCTTCTCTCCCGCCGGGGCTTTCCCTTCCAGCTGACCCTGGTCGGGGCCGGCATGCCCTGGCCCACGGCCGTCATCCGCCGCCGGTTGCGCGTCCACGGCCTGCGGGCCCGGGTCTTTCTGCCGGGATTCGTCAGCCACGACCGCATGGGCGAACTCTACGCCGCCAGCGACATCTTCGTCATGCCAAGCGTGATCCACGCCTCGGGCGACCGCGACGGCATCCCCAACGTCATCATGGAGGCGCTGGCCCACCGGCTGCCCGTGGTGGCGACCGCCGTCAGCGGCATTCCCGAGGTCGTCGAGGACGGCGTGACCGGCCGGCTGGTGCCCCAGCGCAACCCCGAAGCCCTGGCCGACGCCATCATGGACCTGGCCGCGGACCGCGGCCGCGCCCTGGCCCTGGCCGCGGCCGGGCGGGACCGGGTGGCCGCCATGTTCGATCCCGAAACCAACACCCGGGCCATTCTCGATTTCTTCGCGGCCATGCCCGGACGCAGGCAGGGCTGA
- the asnB gene encoding asparagine synthase (glutamine-hydrolyzing), whose protein sequence is MCGIAGFVWPGHAPLPPESTRLGWLAAMTGTLAHRGPDGEGLVLEGPAALGHRRLSIIDLAAGSQPMEDPTGRVVVTFNGEIYNYRELKARYAARGFKFRTNSDTEAILAAWLLDGPAGLDDLEGMFAFALWDKATHTLFAARDRFGKKPFYYTLQDGVLAFASELSSLRQLPFLRLQTPVSALMRFAAYEYVPTPETIYRDVYKLKPGHSLLFRDGRLTTAAYWDMPLPGPEPEASEEELCDRLRLLLAQAVKRRLVADVPLGVFLSGGIDSSTVAALTAGMVSRIKTFSIGFSEASYDESRYARLVASRFATDHHERILSADACGSLLPEIVARFDEPMADPSIVPTYLLSQVTRENVTVALGGDGPDELFYGYEYFPAFNLAAGYDRLPPFLRRRVIEPLAGLLPHSAGYINPRFVADTFLAGAAAPPWLRVQTWLSAFTAEAQAPLWRHPAPGLLAPENLFAPTRDLFEAYPAADPLARVGYAFARQYMLDYILVKVDRCSMMHSLEVRAPFLDRDVAEFICRLPSRYKLRGAKRKYLLKKAVAGLLPKEILGRGKRGFLIPVASWLRGQLRPQVDALLGEKHLREQGLFDPKEVGRLVAEHVGGAADHRKKLWTLLVLQLWLDHHKPDIIP, encoded by the coding sequence ATGTGCGGCATCGCCGGCTTCGTCTGGCCCGGTCACGCGCCGCTTCCGCCCGAGTCCACGCGCCTGGGCTGGCTGGCCGCCATGACCGGCACGCTTGCCCACCGGGGCCCGGACGGCGAGGGCCTGGTCCTCGAAGGGCCGGCCGCCCTCGGTCACCGCAGGCTCTCCATCATCGACCTGGCCGCCGGTTCCCAGCCCATGGAGGACCCGACCGGCCGGGTGGTCGTCACCTTCAACGGCGAGATCTACAACTACCGCGAGCTCAAGGCCCGCTACGCCGCCCGGGGGTTCAAGTTCCGGACCAATTCCGACACCGAGGCCATCCTGGCCGCCTGGCTCCTCGACGGCCCGGCCGGCCTCGACGATCTGGAAGGCATGTTCGCCTTCGCCCTGTGGGACAAGGCCACCCACACCCTGTTCGCCGCCAGGGACCGGTTCGGCAAGAAGCCGTTCTATTATACGCTGCAGGATGGCGTCCTGGCCTTTGCCTCGGAACTGTCCTCCCTGCGCCAGCTTCCCTTCCTGCGCCTGCAAACGCCCGTCTCAGCGCTCATGCGATTCGCGGCCTACGAATACGTGCCCACGCCCGAGACCATCTACCGGGACGTCTACAAGCTCAAACCCGGGCACTCGCTTCTTTTCCGCGACGGCCGGCTCACCACCGCCGCCTACTGGGACATGCCGCTGCCCGGTCCCGAGCCCGAGGCCTCCGAGGAGGAACTGTGCGACCGGCTGCGCCTGCTTCTGGCCCAGGCCGTCAAGCGCCGGCTGGTGGCCGACGTGCCCCTTGGCGTCTTTCTCTCCGGCGGCATCGACTCCTCCACCGTGGCCGCCCTGACCGCCGGCATGGTCTCGCGCATAAAGACGTTCAGCATCGGGTTTTCCGAAGCCTCCTACGACGAGTCGCGCTACGCGAGGCTGGTGGCCTCGCGCTTTGCCACGGACCACCACGAGCGGATTCTCTCGGCCGACGCCTGCGGGTCGCTTCTGCCCGAAATCGTGGCCCGCTTCGACGAGCCCATGGCCGACCCGTCCATCGTGCCGACCTATCTTCTCTCCCAGGTGACCCGGGAAAACGTCACCGTCGCCCTGGGCGGCGACGGCCCGGACGAGCTTTTTTACGGCTACGAATACTTTCCCGCCTTCAACCTAGCCGCCGGCTACGACAGATTGCCGCCCTTTCTGCGCCGCCGGGTCATCGAGCCCCTGGCCGGGCTCCTGCCGCACTCGGCCGGCTACATCAATCCACGCTTCGTGGCCGACACCTTCCTGGCCGGGGCCGCCGCCCCCCCGTGGCTGCGCGTCCAGACCTGGCTTTCGGCCTTTACCGCCGAGGCCCAGGCGCCTCTCTGGCGGCATCCCGCCCCGGGGCTGCTGGCCCCGGAAAATCTCTTCGCCCCCACCCGGGACCTCTTCGAGGCCTACCCGGCCGCAGATCCGTTGGCCCGAGTCGGCTACGCCTTCGCCCGCCAGTACATGCTCGATTACATCCTGGTGAAGGTGGACCGCTGCTCCATGATGCACTCCCTCGAAGTGCGCGCTCCCTTCCTCGACCGCGACGTGGCCGAATTCATCTGCCGCCTGCCGTCGCGCTACAAGCTGCGCGGCGCCAAGCGGAAATACCTGCTTAAAAAAGCCGTGGCCGGCCTGCTTCCCAAGGAGATCCTCGGCCGGGGCAAGCGCGGGTTTCTCATCCCCGTCGCCTCCTGGCTGCGCGGGCAGCTTCGGCCCCAGGTCGACGCGCTTTTGGGCGAGAAGCACCTGCGCGAGCAGGGCCTCTTCGATCCCAAGGAAGTGGGGCGGCTGGTGGCCGAACACGTCGGCGGCGCGGCCGACCACCGCAAGAAGCTCTGGACCCTGCTCGTCCTCCAGCTCTGGCTCGACCACCACAAACCGGACATCATCCCGTGA
- a CDS encoding helix-turn-helix domain-containing protein, with the protein MEEKIIEGSDNVFADLGLPDPEERAYKADLIMVLESIIKRRGLTQVETARLCGTDQGTLSKVLRGRVGLVSTDRLLRWIGCLGGSVRITVDETPDHVPGPVSVCFLPACP; encoded by the coding sequence ATGGAAGAAAAAATCATTGAAGGATCTGACAATGTCTTTGCCGACCTGGGTCTGCCCGATCCCGAAGAGCGGGCCTACAAGGCCGACCTCATCATGGTGCTGGAAAGCATCATCAAACGCCGCGGCCTGACCCAGGTGGAGACCGCCAGGCTGTGCGGGACGGACCAGGGAACGCTGTCGAAAGTCCTCCGGGGCCGGGTGGGTCTGGTGTCCACGGACCGTCTGCTCCGCTGGATCGGATGCCTGGGCGGTTCCGTGCGCATCACCGTGGACGAAACCCCGGACCATGTGCCCGGGCCTGTGTCCGTCTGTTTTCTGCCGGCTTGCCCCTGA
- a CDS encoding PilZ domain-containing protein: protein MRMLLIVREGRARDRFIEELNLLGTDCDVASTTGELLAATRHGHYNGVLFDVPTIVRARDCDKKLLQGLAEIYPSARLKHDPHTDAIYALGTHAGPGSLDGLSVFVAACRDFLPRSLRRGERIGVHLPAVLWRAPPDGTAAGERTSTVNVSWLGCFLFTVSDWTKGEAAWVEFPGVLADPLRTRVAWHEPWGRGRAMPGVGLAFCDMPEALGAELRRLGCKPVDFEVASAAKGP from the coding sequence ATGCGGATGTTGCTCATTGTCCGCGAAGGCCGGGCCAGGGACCGTTTCATCGAGGAACTGAACCTGCTCGGCACCGACTGCGACGTGGCCTCCACCACCGGGGAACTGCTCGCGGCCACGCGCCACGGCCACTACAACGGGGTGCTTTTCGACGTGCCGACCATCGTGCGGGCCAGGGACTGCGACAAAAAGCTGCTGCAGGGCCTGGCCGAGATCTATCCGTCGGCGCGCCTCAAGCACGATCCGCACACCGACGCCATCTACGCCCTCGGCACCCACGCCGGCCCCGGGTCCCTGGACGGCCTCTCGGTCTTCGTGGCCGCCTGCCGGGATTTTCTGCCCCGCAGCCTGCGCCGGGGGGAGCGGATCGGGGTCCACCTGCCGGCCGTCCTGTGGCGCGCGCCCCCGGACGGCACGGCCGCCGGCGAACGGACCTCCACCGTCAACGTCTCCTGGCTCGGCTGCTTTCTGTTCACGGTATCGGACTGGACCAAGGGCGAGGCGGCCTGGGTGGAGTTTCCGGGCGTCCTGGCGGATCCGTTGCGCACCCGGGTGGCCTGGCACGAGCCGTGGGGCCGGGGACGGGCCATGCCCGGCGTGGGGCTGGCTTTTTGCGACATGCCCGAGGCCCTTGGCGCGGAACTCAGGCGTCTTGGTTGCAAGCCCGTCGATTTCGAGGTTGCTTCCGCGGCAAAAGGGCCTTAG
- a CDS encoding type II toxin-antitoxin system RelE/ParE family toxin produces MKILYWVGDAKENLREFRGTVQDEAGTTLRKIQYGQTPVSACPLNNLAKGVTGVYELKIDHDKETYRVVYVAKLAKGVYVLHAFLKKSKSGIGIPPKDKDIILRRYKMARQHDGA; encoded by the coding sequence ATGAAAATCCTGTACTGGGTGGGCGATGCCAAGGAAAATCTTCGGGAATTTCGCGGGACGGTGCAGGATGAAGCCGGGACGACACTCCGCAAGATCCAGTACGGACAAACACCGGTCAGCGCCTGCCCCCTCAACAACTTGGCCAAGGGCGTGACCGGAGTTTATGAGCTCAAGATCGACCACGACAAGGAAACCTACCGCGTCGTGTATGTGGCCAAACTGGCCAAAGGCGTCTACGTACTCCACGCTTTCCTGAAAAAATCCAAGAGTGGCATAGGCATTCCGCCCAAGGACAAGGACATCATTCTGCGGCGCTACAAGATGGCCCGCCAGCACGACGGGGCCTAA